The window TTGTCCTTTCTGTTTAtcttataatttcattaaaaataacagtttttaatttggTTTCACAAGTCGTCTCATATTGCTCAAGCAATCACAGTTCTGGAAAAGacagcattaaaaaaaatcacagttaatttgttttgaagttaagagCACAGCTACAtgaaaggctatctgtgctctgcccaccacgggtatcgaaactcggtttctagtagCGCCGgtcctcagacataccgttgtgccactgagggtAAATCGCAATTGTAAATTCACTTATTTAGAGCTCTAACATGTACATGTCTTGCCGCTAAATTCGTATATTGAGCCACGTCGTTAAAATCTGGATGCTAATTTTAGTAAACCACGAAAACTCACAAGGACTTTACCAGTTTGTGTGAGATCTGGCTTCTGTCTGTAGCGATAACAGGAAGAATTTCTGTTCGCTTTCTCCACAGATAGTTGACAATGATGAATTCCAGAAGAGCAGCAAAAACAAACGTGGTGCATGCACCCATCCAAACGTCCATAGCCTTGACGTAGGAGACTGGTGGCAAGTTATTCTGAATTCCAGAACCCTTGGATGAGATTGTTAACAAAGTTGTTACCCCTAGAGTGATTCGGGCAGGTATGGCTTCTACGTTGAGCCAAAATGATACCCAAGAGATGACAACAATCAAGACCGTGGGTAAGTACGACTGCACTAAATGATATCCAATAGACCTCTGAAGATAAAATTCAGCTTTCAAGCAGCTATATTCGCCTGCAGGTGAAATATAGCAAATTAGTTCAGATTTAGAAAACCAATGCTatttaaatctttgtttatttttatatcattagcATATAACAGAACCTGGATAGTGTTACGTTTCAGagtaacattacaataacattgTTATCTTGTAGAAAGtggttaatgtttattaataattggCTTGTCTTTAATAATTCTCTAAATATTTTCctgttgaaaattaattttgaaatatttattttatagttagtTTATTTGATGGAAACTTACatcattttataaatactttattcgAAAATAACTAAGTGAACTTATAAAGAGTCAGTTGTTACCAgacaatttgtttatttgaatttttgcgcctagctacacgaagattatctgcgctagtcgtccctaatttagcagtgtaagactagaggaaagacagctagttaccaTCACCcaccttgggctattcttttactaattggctgctcttttatcaataaacagggatagtgggattgaccacgtCCTCACAgctgtgaaggggatttgaacccgcgaccttgagATGACAAGTTGAGTGCCCCAGTtacttggtcatgccggacttTTACCAGGTAAcgcattacaaaaatattaaatgtgttataAACGTGGTaataattacattacatttaaacaatGCTATGAAATATTACCACTTGTGTGGGcgaattttaataaacaaactaactatTAACCATGAAGTCACTGTGAGATAATTTCTTAAGTTTCAAAGTTGAAACAGTTTCATCCGGACCAATAGCGTTAGCGAAAGAAGATACGTAATGATGCCCGACTAGAGCTTTTCAGGTTTAGATTTACTACAAATAAGAATTGATTAAGTTcgcttattaaattaaattaaacgtatagaaaattataataataatagacgAACAACTATTTGTATAGATAAAGACCGGGAGAAgattaagaaatgtttgttttttattgaaaattcgcgcaaagatacaagaGGACTaactgcgctaactgtccctaatttagcagtgtaagactagaggaaagtgagctagtcatcaccacccactaccaactcttgggctactcctttatcaacgaatagtgggatcgaccgtcacattataacgcccccacggctaaaagagtgagcatgtttagtgtgaggaGTATTTGAACATtaagaaatgtaatttaaatattatgtttaaattatcCTTAGAAAGGGCAGATGTTCTTTGTTTTCGTTGCTCACATTAGTAAGTAAAAGCAGTtttttgttgtaaagaaaatatGGAGCGTTATTTTTGAGGAATTTATTTAAcatcctttaatttttttatctagaTCAGGTTTCAAAGAGTTGAAAAATTGACCTTAAAACAATGAAACTTGTTATAGGAGGGAGGAAAACATGTAACATCAAACATTCCTTGAAAGTTCTGCAAAAGGTCGATCAATTGAATGCTATCAATAATTCTATTCAACTTAAGTAAACGAATCATTGTTATACTTACACTTGAACGTCAACCGTAACCCTATttctgtttggttttgaatttcgcgcaaagctacacgagtggtacctgcgctaatcgtccctaatttagtagtatataactagagggaaggcagctagtcatcaccacccactgccaactcttggactactctttcaccaaagaatagtgggattggccatcacattataatacccacattgctaaaaggacgaacatattCAATGGGATGAGGACTCGAagccgtgaccctcagattacgagttgagcgcctttaccacctggccatgctgggcttccCTATTTCTGTTGTAATGTCAGACGTCAATGAAGACAGAGGTTTATAATATTAAGAAGgtgtcattttaaataaaataacgctaggtaattattatttaaacaattgaTTGTGTAGTAGCTTAATATTGCTTTTTATTGCGTTTTTGTTCAGGGAATAGGCAAACACAAACTGCTTGGAAATAATATACTTTGAATTACCAATGTGGAATATCTCATTGCACACTGACGTATTCATCTGGGTTATTTTAAACTGCGGTAGCTTAAGATTCTCATAAAGGTTAAGAGGGTTCTTCGTTGACCAAGTCAAATTTAGCTCCTTGGTTGTTTTGGAGACTGAAATgacataaaacaaatttcattacaaactgcGGTAGCTTAAGATTTTCAAAAGGGTTAAAATGACTTTTTGTGGGCCAAGGCAAGTGTTTGTCTCGAAAtatcataagaaaaacaaacttccttatatttaaagaagtatttaGTTGTAATCCATCTATCTGGGCAAATAATTTTTAGGTGAAAGTCGATCACTGAATAATTTGGTTTTGTGCTTTctcgtaaaaaaacaacaaacttttatttgttttcaagttaaacaaaagcTCGCTGAAATAATTAGGCACCGAGTTTAAATACGAACAATAAATGATATatgcaacattttttataatacgACATGGATGTGAATGTTATATTTCTCTCGATTATACACTTGTTAAGGTCTGAAACTTTTGctcaaaatagatattttaaaagacaTGTTCGAAAGAAGGTAAATTGTCAATAATTcatctgtaataaaattattataatgtcgtaattataaacaacagttattaaaacacaataactGACTTCAAAATAcaagagaaatatatttctattagttacatattttttactaataaatatggACTATGGTTGAACTGGAAAAATGAATTTCGTTTTGTTACATGCTTTTATTAATACAACTAGACACTCAATACACGGTCTTTGCAAATACTTGTATCATAAACCATTTGCATATTGTATTACTTAAATCAAATCGAACAGTTAAAGAAATCAATCTTTATGTATATatggtaaaaaaataatgttttctttttaagtaAGCATTGGTTTTGTTTCTGCATATTTAGTTGTTCGTAATTTTGCTTAATTACTCCAAACTTTGGAGTTTGGTTAAAACAACTGTTGTAAGCTATAATATCTGACTTTAAGATACCGTAAGTTCGTTAAAAACACTTACAAGATGCTAGTTCTATGGTACAAACTTGTGAATCCAGTGGATATCTGTAGAGATCCATCATACAAGAGAACGTAAGCTTCAACCTGCGGAGATCGAACCTTGTGATACATCATTGATAAGAACTATCAATAATTTAAGGTTCAAAAAAGTAAACCTTCTTAAGATACTTTGAGTATTTCATTATaacgtattttaaaaatttagaattaCTATTAAAAAGCGCACCTGTTAACATTCCAATAAACCAAATTTTATTGTGTAAGTCACAATTAGTACACATTCTAAGTATTGCTAGCATTGATGGCACAGTTTAACTGGCGTAAAAATGTTAGGTATAGCATCGTTACATCTtcaatgttacaaaacatttcaactgaaaactaaaaaaatgtacaaatgaaAAGAATAAATTGAATACCAGTCTTGTACAGCTGTTCGATCACAGTTAAGACAGAAACTTTActgtcaaaataacaaaaaagtgcAACAGTATAATAACGTCCTTAATTTTGGTCTGataatttagagaaaaaaaacaacaacagtgactATATTTGTCTCATTTAGTTGCCacttttaaaacacacacacactctcgtTCTCAAAATGCGGAGCGCGTTCTCTGCACCAAAGGGACCCGATCTATGAAAATTTGGATTCATAGTTTGGGCGAGATCATACTGGCCACGACTGCCCCGGATATATaaagtaagttgttgtttttttcttctgtaatacAAAGCATCACCTGAAGCTGACGCTATCTTACCTGAGCATGTACAGAATTTCCCCCGAGGGGTTGATGCGAACCAGGACATTAGGAACTGTAACATATTGAAATTCAGCGACTTTTGCGTTAGCAAAAAACACTTCCGGCTTCCATATTCGCTTAACCAGCTTTGGGTCGTTGAGATCTAAGGGCTTCGAGAGATTCGGTTTACGCAATCTTTCATCAAGCCACTTTTGTCGGAGGTATAGATCAACCTCAAAAtccttaaaataaacaaatgatcaCCGAAGCATTTGGAATTTAGCAAgaatacaaacaacagtacaaacTCCAAAATGTTTACATTAGTAAAGACTTCTAATgcttatttgtataatttattcacaactaggaatttctatttttcgttttttttcagTGAGATGTTTACAGTAAAGATAATCATACTTAATTTCAAGTTTCTGTaagaaagtttgaagaaaaataaagaaatctagTAACCTCTATGGTTTCTATAGcttctttattatctttatatttagaTAAAATCAACTTGGAGTTCATGCAAGAATGTTGAATTAGTGACAGagataaaatcaaatatttttgataagtTGAAATTTATGGGTAATTATGtagtatttttatactaaatCACTTTTATACAACacagttgtttattttctatactcaaaaacaaccaaacttgGCTTCTGAGTCTCACTTATGCGCATTACGTATTGTACAGTGATAATAAACGTTTTGTTTAATGAGATCTTCTGGTACATATGTTTCTCATCTAGcgcttgaaagaaaaaaattgagtCAATTTATCAAATTCAAATTGTTTACGAGATGTCAATGATAAGTCATAAGTCCTCGAATCAGGTAACTTTATGATAAGCCTATCATATTTTCTATGTTGTAACTTTTACTGAATTGATCTATAGTTGGCTTGTGAatgtttttatagaaaaaaattcttaaaacttttTCGAATTTTTATGGAATAATGTTAATAAGATTTCAATCTACTTTCCTGTTTGTATGATACGTATGTAATTGGAGtacgtaataataatattaatatttatgtcaccacgaaagaaaatatatattttaaatcaacaaaattcCCTTGTCATTGATATATAGATTTTGgagaatttttatctttttacagaCCATttctgtgtgcgtgtgtgttcgtgtaaatattctaaagtaaaataaaatagcttCTGATCGCTGTTcatatttattagtaaatatagTTCTAGTTTATTAAGTACATTTCAGGCAGGTTGAGGACAGGTTAAGGCAGATAAGACAATACACTAAAGcacattattttaagtaaaacatgatgcttctgtttatttgttgttcagcaaaaca of the Tachypleus tridentatus isolate NWPU-2018 chromosome 13, ASM421037v1, whole genome shotgun sequence genome contains:
- the LOC143238516 gene encoding glycine receptor subunit alpha-2-like, translated to MKEMTRKSYKIRRRGSKDVIFLIVLYLISPCSCKSVVNSTFHDLDMLDELLRNYDRRALPTSHLGRPTVVSCEIYIRSFGSINPETMDFEVDLYLRQKWLDERLRKPNLSKPLDLNDPKLVKRIWKPEVFFANAKVAEFQYVTVPNVLVRINPSGEILYMLRLKLTFSCMMDLYRYPLDSQVCTIELASFSKTTKELNLTWSTKNPLNLYENLKLPQFKITQMNTSVCNEIFHIGEYSCLKAEFYLQRSIGYHLVQSYLPTVLIVVISWVSFWLNVEAIPARITLGVTTLLTISSKGSGIQNNLPPVSYVKAMDVWMGACTTFVFAALLEFIIVNYLWRKRTEILPVIATDRSQISHKLISSTEGYNGGMKSDIKEEDSKKTAENILEPVTTPATKIRAQQIDRLCRIAFPCAFVAFCVIYWPYYLM